In a single window of the Desulfobulbaceae bacterium genome:
- a CDS encoding response regulator, with protein sequence MKILIVEDEKISQKKMEIILSKYGCCYAIANGAIALSMFQKAWNERSPFDIITLDITLHEMPGTEVLLKIREIEDELKIPSPLRAKIIMVTSHTDRDNINAAITAGANDYLVKPFSEATIVKCLKKLYIKHIQEAFPEQP encoded by the coding sequence ATGAAAATTCTGATTGTTGAAGATGAAAAAATCAGCCAAAAAAAAATGGAGATCATCCTCTCGAAATACGGATGCTGCTACGCCATTGCCAACGGCGCCATCGCCCTCTCCATGTTTCAAAAAGCCTGGAATGAACGATCTCCTTTCGATATCATCACCTTAGACATTACCCTTCATGAGATGCCAGGAACAGAAGTCCTGCTCAAGATCCGCGAAATCGAAGATGAGCTAAAAATACCTTCTCCCCTGCGAGCCAAGATAATCATGGTGACATCACACACTGACCGGGACAACATCAACGCCGCAATCACCGCAGGAGCAAACGACTACCTGGTCAAGCCATTCTCCGAGGCCACCATCGTTAAGTGCTTAAAAAAACTCTACATCAAACACATCCAAGAGGCTTTCCCTGAACAACCCTAA
- a CDS encoding 4Fe-4S dicluster domain-containing protein, producing the protein MNDFRYLPGVSTLRLKEDLCIGCGACVEVCPHQVFSVNESKATIVDLDGCMECGACALNCPVAAITVSPGVGCASYIIQTWIKGKGAVIECC; encoded by the coding sequence ATGAATGATTTTCGTTATTTGCCAGGGGTGTCAACCCTGAGACTCAAGGAGGATCTTTGCATAGGCTGCGGGGCTTGTGTCGAGGTCTGTCCTCACCAGGTTTTTTCAGTGAATGAGAGCAAGGCTACTATCGTCGACCTGGACGGATGCATGGAGTGTGGCGCCTGTGCGCTTAATTGTCCGGTTGCTGCTATTACCGTAAGTCCAGGGGTTGGTTGCGCCTCTTATATTATTCAGACATGGATTAAGGGCAAAGGGGCGGTAATCGAGTGTTGCTGA